One segment of Ziziphus jujuba cultivar Dongzao chromosome 12, ASM3175591v1 DNA contains the following:
- the LOC125418098 gene encoding cysteine-rich receptor-like protein kinase 2 isoform X1 yields MTFFCPKVSSKTMKKKLFHFQVQYHLSVTDSEARLLFIQCIKIKPSNQIPEIEILLLLETAIGNPRSHTVQITCGHQLEHNTSIFVQNFVATMENISEQMRTSGFGMVAIGEGPDTSYGLAQCYGDLSPLDCVLCYAEARTVLPQCFPFNGGLIHLDGCFMRAENYSFYDEYEGPGDRAMCGNTTQKSSRFQEAARQAVNRAVGAAPSNKGYARAQVGVTGTSNESVYVLADCWRNLNQSSCRACLQNASASILGCLPWSEGRALNTGCFMMYSDKDFLNKKPGNGNSRAIKIVIAVSVVSSVIVLVVGAAIGRHVWKNRYIQKKRRGSNDAEKLSKTLNDSSLNFKYSTIEKATGAFDSSNKLGQGGFGTVYKGVLPDGREIAVKRLFFNNRHRAADFYNEVNMISSVQHKNLARLLGCSCSGPESLLVYEFLPNKSLDRFIFDQTRGKALNWGKRYDIIIGTAEGLVYLHENSNIRIIHRDIKASNILLDSKFRAKIADFGLARSFQEDKSHISTAIAGTLGYMAPEYLAHGQLTEKADVYSFGVLVLEIVTGRQNNRSKALEYSESLVTTTWKHFQSRTVEELFDPNLMLQNQRDNYIKNEILRVVHIGLLCTQEIPSLRPTMSKALQMLTKKEETLPAPTSPPFIDERTMELNDTCEDPCYPLNGDTFASIANVTHSSFYPR; encoded by the exons ATGACCTTTTTTTGTCCAAAAGTATCTTCCaaaactatgaaaaaaaaacTCTTCCATTTCCAAGTCCAGTATCATCTTTCAGTAACAGACAGCGAAGCCAGACTCCTCTTCATCCAGTGCATTAAAATAAAG CCAAGTAATCAAATCCCAGAGATAGAG ATTCTACTATTGCTAGAAACAGCAATTGGAAATCCAAGATCACACACAGTACAAATTACGTGTGGTCATCAGCTTGAGCACAACACAAGCATCTTCGTTCAAAACTTTGTTGCTACCATGGAAAACATTAGCGAACAGATGCGAACTTCTGGTTTCGGAATGGTAGCAATAGGTGAAGGACCTGACACCAGCTACGGTTTGGCACAGTGCTATGGCGATCTTTCTCCACTAGACTGTGTGTTATGCTATGCCGAGGCACGTACAGTTCTTCCTCAATGCTTCCCTTTCAACGGTGGTCTAATTCACTTGGATGGTTGCTTCATGAGAGCTGAAAACTATAGCTTTTATGACGAGTATGAGGGACCCGGTGacagggcaatgtgtgggaacaCAACCCAGAAGAGCTCGAGGTTCCAAGAAGCTGCTAGGCAAGCTGTGAACCGCGCAGTCGGTGCTGCACCAAGCAATAAAGGCTATGCCAGGGCTCAAGTGGGTGTGACGGGGACAAGTAATGAATCGGTTTATGTTCTGGCTGATTGTTGGAGGAATTTGAATCAAAGCTCTTGCAGAGCTTGTTTGCAGAATGCTTCTGCATCGATATTGGGATGCTTGCCTTGGTCGGAAGGACGGGCTTTAAACACCGGTTGCTTCATGATGTACTCAGATAAAGACTTTCTCAACAAGAAACCGGGAAATGGAAATTCACGAG CTATAAAAATTGTGATTGCAGTCTCAGTTGTGAGTTCCGTGATTGTTCTGGTAGTTGGGGCGGCTATTGGACGCCATGTGTGGAAGAACAGATATATACAAAAGAAGCGAAGAG GTTCAAATGATGCAGAAAAGTTGTCCAAAACCCTGAATGACAGTAGCTTGAATTTCAAGTACTCTACTATCGAGAAGGCAACCGGAGCTTTTGACAGTTCCAACAAGCTTGGTCAAGGAGGATTTGGTACTGTTTACAAG GGTGTTCTTCCCGATGGAAGAGAAATTGCTGTGAAGAGGCTTTTCTTTAACAATAGGCATAGAGCGGCAGATTTCTACAATGAAGTCAACATGATAAGCAGTGTGCAGCACAAAAACTTGGCCAGGTTGCTTGGTTGCAGTTGTTCAGGACCTGAAAGCCTTCTTGTCTATGAATTCCTGCCAAACAAGAGTCTCGATCGTTTCATCTTCG ATCAAACAAGAGGTAAAGCACTAAACTGGGGAAAGAGATACGATATAATCATTGGAACTGCAGAAGGTTTAGTTTATCTTCATGAAAACTCGAATATCAGGATTATCCACAGAGACATAAAGGCCAGCAATATCCTATTAGATTCAAAGTTTCGTGCCAAAATTGCAGATTTTGGATTGGCCAGATCTTTCCAGGAAGATAAGAGTCACATCAGCACAGCCATTGCAGGAACACT GGGATACATGGCTCCGGAGTACCTAGCTCATGGCCAATTAACGGAAAAAGCTGATGTCTATAGTTTTGGTGTGCTCGTATTAGAGATAGTAACCGGAAGACAGAACAACAGGAGCAAAGCTTTGGAGTACTCAGAGAGCCTAGTCACAACT ACATGGAAGCATTTTCAATCAAGGACTGTGGAAGAACTGTTCGATCCAAACCTAATGTTGCAGAACCAGAGAGATAATTACATAAAGAACGAAATATTGAGAGTGGTGCATATAGGACTTCTGTGCACCCAAGAAATTCCCTCATTGCGACCAACAATGTCAAAGGCACTCCAGATGCTAACAAAGAAGGAAGAGACCCTTCCTGCACCAACCAGCCCACCTTTCATAGATGAAAGGACCATGGAACTCAATGACACATGCGAGGATCCATGTTACCCCCTCAATGGAGATACTTTTGCTTCCATTGCCAATGTCACTCACAGTTCTTTCTATCCCAGATGA
- the LOC125418098 gene encoding cysteine-rich receptor-like protein kinase 2 isoform X3 has product MVVVMDDGGPGYKACLAAMVGEPSNQIPEIEILLLLETAIGNPRSHTVQITCGHQLEHNTSIFVQNFVATMENISEQMRTSGFGMVAIGEGPDTSYGLAQCYGDLSPLDCVLCYAEARTVLPQCFPFNGGLIHLDGCFMRAENYSFYDEYEGPGDRAMCGNTTQKSSRFQEAARQAVNRAVGAAPSNKGYARAQVGVTGTSNESVYVLADCWRNLNQSSCRACLQNASASILGCLPWSEGRALNTGCFMMYSDKDFLNKKPGNGNSRAIKIVIAVSVVSSVIVLVVGAAIGRHVWKNRYIQKKRRGSNDAEKLSKTLNDSSLNFKYSTIEKATGAFDSSNKLGQGGFGTVYKGVLPDGREIAVKRLFFNNRHRAADFYNEVNMISSVQHKNLARLLGCSCSGPESLLVYEFLPNKSLDRFIFDQTRGKALNWGKRYDIIIGTAEGLVYLHENSNIRIIHRDIKASNILLDSKFRAKIADFGLARSFQEDKSHISTAIAGTLGYMAPEYLAHGQLTEKADVYSFGVLVLEIVTGRQNNRSKALEYSESLVTTTWKHFQSRTVEELFDPNLMLQNQRDNYIKNEILRVVHIGLLCTQEIPSLRPTMSKALQMLTKKEETLPAPTSPPFIDERTMELNDTCEDPCYPLNGDTFASIANVTHSSFYPR; this is encoded by the exons atggtggtggtgatggatGATGGTGGTCCGGGCTACAAGGCTTGTCTGGCGGCCATGGTGGGTGAG CCAAGTAATCAAATCCCAGAGATAGAG ATTCTACTATTGCTAGAAACAGCAATTGGAAATCCAAGATCACACACAGTACAAATTACGTGTGGTCATCAGCTTGAGCACAACACAAGCATCTTCGTTCAAAACTTTGTTGCTACCATGGAAAACATTAGCGAACAGATGCGAACTTCTGGTTTCGGAATGGTAGCAATAGGTGAAGGACCTGACACCAGCTACGGTTTGGCACAGTGCTATGGCGATCTTTCTCCACTAGACTGTGTGTTATGCTATGCCGAGGCACGTACAGTTCTTCCTCAATGCTTCCCTTTCAACGGTGGTCTAATTCACTTGGATGGTTGCTTCATGAGAGCTGAAAACTATAGCTTTTATGACGAGTATGAGGGACCCGGTGacagggcaatgtgtgggaacaCAACCCAGAAGAGCTCGAGGTTCCAAGAAGCTGCTAGGCAAGCTGTGAACCGCGCAGTCGGTGCTGCACCAAGCAATAAAGGCTATGCCAGGGCTCAAGTGGGTGTGACGGGGACAAGTAATGAATCGGTTTATGTTCTGGCTGATTGTTGGAGGAATTTGAATCAAAGCTCTTGCAGAGCTTGTTTGCAGAATGCTTCTGCATCGATATTGGGATGCTTGCCTTGGTCGGAAGGACGGGCTTTAAACACCGGTTGCTTCATGATGTACTCAGATAAAGACTTTCTCAACAAGAAACCGGGAAATGGAAATTCACGAG CTATAAAAATTGTGATTGCAGTCTCAGTTGTGAGTTCCGTGATTGTTCTGGTAGTTGGGGCGGCTATTGGACGCCATGTGTGGAAGAACAGATATATACAAAAGAAGCGAAGAG GTTCAAATGATGCAGAAAAGTTGTCCAAAACCCTGAATGACAGTAGCTTGAATTTCAAGTACTCTACTATCGAGAAGGCAACCGGAGCTTTTGACAGTTCCAACAAGCTTGGTCAAGGAGGATTTGGTACTGTTTACAAG GGTGTTCTTCCCGATGGAAGAGAAATTGCTGTGAAGAGGCTTTTCTTTAACAATAGGCATAGAGCGGCAGATTTCTACAATGAAGTCAACATGATAAGCAGTGTGCAGCACAAAAACTTGGCCAGGTTGCTTGGTTGCAGTTGTTCAGGACCTGAAAGCCTTCTTGTCTATGAATTCCTGCCAAACAAGAGTCTCGATCGTTTCATCTTCG ATCAAACAAGAGGTAAAGCACTAAACTGGGGAAAGAGATACGATATAATCATTGGAACTGCAGAAGGTTTAGTTTATCTTCATGAAAACTCGAATATCAGGATTATCCACAGAGACATAAAGGCCAGCAATATCCTATTAGATTCAAAGTTTCGTGCCAAAATTGCAGATTTTGGATTGGCCAGATCTTTCCAGGAAGATAAGAGTCACATCAGCACAGCCATTGCAGGAACACT GGGATACATGGCTCCGGAGTACCTAGCTCATGGCCAATTAACGGAAAAAGCTGATGTCTATAGTTTTGGTGTGCTCGTATTAGAGATAGTAACCGGAAGACAGAACAACAGGAGCAAAGCTTTGGAGTACTCAGAGAGCCTAGTCACAACT ACATGGAAGCATTTTCAATCAAGGACTGTGGAAGAACTGTTCGATCCAAACCTAATGTTGCAGAACCAGAGAGATAATTACATAAAGAACGAAATATTGAGAGTGGTGCATATAGGACTTCTGTGCACCCAAGAAATTCCCTCATTGCGACCAACAATGTCAAAGGCACTCCAGATGCTAACAAAGAAGGAAGAGACCCTTCCTGCACCAACCAGCCCACCTTTCATAGATGAAAGGACCATGGAACTCAATGACACATGCGAGGATCCATGTTACCCCCTCAATGGAGATACTTTTGCTTCCATTGCCAATGTCACTCACAGTTCTTTCTATCCCAGATGA
- the LOC125418098 gene encoding cysteine-rich receptor-like protein kinase 2 isoform X4 → MVVVMDDGGPGYKACLAAMPSNQIPEIEILLLLETAIGNPRSHTVQITCGHQLEHNTSIFVQNFVATMENISEQMRTSGFGMVAIGEGPDTSYGLAQCYGDLSPLDCVLCYAEARTVLPQCFPFNGGLIHLDGCFMRAENYSFYDEYEGPGDRAMCGNTTQKSSRFQEAARQAVNRAVGAAPSNKGYARAQVGVTGTSNESVYVLADCWRNLNQSSCRACLQNASASILGCLPWSEGRALNTGCFMMYSDKDFLNKKPGNGNSRAIKIVIAVSVVSSVIVLVVGAAIGRHVWKNRYIQKKRRGSNDAEKLSKTLNDSSLNFKYSTIEKATGAFDSSNKLGQGGFGTVYKGVLPDGREIAVKRLFFNNRHRAADFYNEVNMISSVQHKNLARLLGCSCSGPESLLVYEFLPNKSLDRFIFDQTRGKALNWGKRYDIIIGTAEGLVYLHENSNIRIIHRDIKASNILLDSKFRAKIADFGLARSFQEDKSHISTAIAGTLGYMAPEYLAHGQLTEKADVYSFGVLVLEIVTGRQNNRSKALEYSESLVTTTWKHFQSRTVEELFDPNLMLQNQRDNYIKNEILRVVHIGLLCTQEIPSLRPTMSKALQMLTKKEETLPAPTSPPFIDERTMELNDTCEDPCYPLNGDTFASIANVTHSSFYPR, encoded by the exons atggtggtggtgatggatGATGGTGGTCCGGGCTACAAGGCTTGTCTGGCGGCCATG CCAAGTAATCAAATCCCAGAGATAGAG ATTCTACTATTGCTAGAAACAGCAATTGGAAATCCAAGATCACACACAGTACAAATTACGTGTGGTCATCAGCTTGAGCACAACACAAGCATCTTCGTTCAAAACTTTGTTGCTACCATGGAAAACATTAGCGAACAGATGCGAACTTCTGGTTTCGGAATGGTAGCAATAGGTGAAGGACCTGACACCAGCTACGGTTTGGCACAGTGCTATGGCGATCTTTCTCCACTAGACTGTGTGTTATGCTATGCCGAGGCACGTACAGTTCTTCCTCAATGCTTCCCTTTCAACGGTGGTCTAATTCACTTGGATGGTTGCTTCATGAGAGCTGAAAACTATAGCTTTTATGACGAGTATGAGGGACCCGGTGacagggcaatgtgtgggaacaCAACCCAGAAGAGCTCGAGGTTCCAAGAAGCTGCTAGGCAAGCTGTGAACCGCGCAGTCGGTGCTGCACCAAGCAATAAAGGCTATGCCAGGGCTCAAGTGGGTGTGACGGGGACAAGTAATGAATCGGTTTATGTTCTGGCTGATTGTTGGAGGAATTTGAATCAAAGCTCTTGCAGAGCTTGTTTGCAGAATGCTTCTGCATCGATATTGGGATGCTTGCCTTGGTCGGAAGGACGGGCTTTAAACACCGGTTGCTTCATGATGTACTCAGATAAAGACTTTCTCAACAAGAAACCGGGAAATGGAAATTCACGAG CTATAAAAATTGTGATTGCAGTCTCAGTTGTGAGTTCCGTGATTGTTCTGGTAGTTGGGGCGGCTATTGGACGCCATGTGTGGAAGAACAGATATATACAAAAGAAGCGAAGAG GTTCAAATGATGCAGAAAAGTTGTCCAAAACCCTGAATGACAGTAGCTTGAATTTCAAGTACTCTACTATCGAGAAGGCAACCGGAGCTTTTGACAGTTCCAACAAGCTTGGTCAAGGAGGATTTGGTACTGTTTACAAG GGTGTTCTTCCCGATGGAAGAGAAATTGCTGTGAAGAGGCTTTTCTTTAACAATAGGCATAGAGCGGCAGATTTCTACAATGAAGTCAACATGATAAGCAGTGTGCAGCACAAAAACTTGGCCAGGTTGCTTGGTTGCAGTTGTTCAGGACCTGAAAGCCTTCTTGTCTATGAATTCCTGCCAAACAAGAGTCTCGATCGTTTCATCTTCG ATCAAACAAGAGGTAAAGCACTAAACTGGGGAAAGAGATACGATATAATCATTGGAACTGCAGAAGGTTTAGTTTATCTTCATGAAAACTCGAATATCAGGATTATCCACAGAGACATAAAGGCCAGCAATATCCTATTAGATTCAAAGTTTCGTGCCAAAATTGCAGATTTTGGATTGGCCAGATCTTTCCAGGAAGATAAGAGTCACATCAGCACAGCCATTGCAGGAACACT GGGATACATGGCTCCGGAGTACCTAGCTCATGGCCAATTAACGGAAAAAGCTGATGTCTATAGTTTTGGTGTGCTCGTATTAGAGATAGTAACCGGAAGACAGAACAACAGGAGCAAAGCTTTGGAGTACTCAGAGAGCCTAGTCACAACT ACATGGAAGCATTTTCAATCAAGGACTGTGGAAGAACTGTTCGATCCAAACCTAATGTTGCAGAACCAGAGAGATAATTACATAAAGAACGAAATATTGAGAGTGGTGCATATAGGACTTCTGTGCACCCAAGAAATTCCCTCATTGCGACCAACAATGTCAAAGGCACTCCAGATGCTAACAAAGAAGGAAGAGACCCTTCCTGCACCAACCAGCCCACCTTTCATAGATGAAAGGACCATGGAACTCAATGACACATGCGAGGATCCATGTTACCCCCTCAATGGAGATACTTTTGCTTCCATTGCCAATGTCACTCACAGTTCTTTCTATCCCAGATGA
- the LOC125418098 gene encoding cysteine-rich receptor-like protein kinase 2 isoform X2: protein MNAITCFFFMRSVFHTVCRIQDQPFYYPNPFLPSNQIPEIEILLLLETAIGNPRSHTVQITCGHQLEHNTSIFVQNFVATMENISEQMRTSGFGMVAIGEGPDTSYGLAQCYGDLSPLDCVLCYAEARTVLPQCFPFNGGLIHLDGCFMRAENYSFYDEYEGPGDRAMCGNTTQKSSRFQEAARQAVNRAVGAAPSNKGYARAQVGVTGTSNESVYVLADCWRNLNQSSCRACLQNASASILGCLPWSEGRALNTGCFMMYSDKDFLNKKPGNGNSRAIKIVIAVSVVSSVIVLVVGAAIGRHVWKNRYIQKKRRGSNDAEKLSKTLNDSSLNFKYSTIEKATGAFDSSNKLGQGGFGTVYKGVLPDGREIAVKRLFFNNRHRAADFYNEVNMISSVQHKNLARLLGCSCSGPESLLVYEFLPNKSLDRFIFDQTRGKALNWGKRYDIIIGTAEGLVYLHENSNIRIIHRDIKASNILLDSKFRAKIADFGLARSFQEDKSHISTAIAGTLGYMAPEYLAHGQLTEKADVYSFGVLVLEIVTGRQNNRSKALEYSESLVTTTWKHFQSRTVEELFDPNLMLQNQRDNYIKNEILRVVHIGLLCTQEIPSLRPTMSKALQMLTKKEETLPAPTSPPFIDERTMELNDTCEDPCYPLNGDTFASIANVTHSSFYPR from the exons ATGAATGCTAttacctgttttttttttatgcgttCGGTGTTTCACACTGTTTGTCGTATTCAGGATCAGCCTTTTTATTACCCAAACCCCTTTTtg CCAAGTAATCAAATCCCAGAGATAGAG ATTCTACTATTGCTAGAAACAGCAATTGGAAATCCAAGATCACACACAGTACAAATTACGTGTGGTCATCAGCTTGAGCACAACACAAGCATCTTCGTTCAAAACTTTGTTGCTACCATGGAAAACATTAGCGAACAGATGCGAACTTCTGGTTTCGGAATGGTAGCAATAGGTGAAGGACCTGACACCAGCTACGGTTTGGCACAGTGCTATGGCGATCTTTCTCCACTAGACTGTGTGTTATGCTATGCCGAGGCACGTACAGTTCTTCCTCAATGCTTCCCTTTCAACGGTGGTCTAATTCACTTGGATGGTTGCTTCATGAGAGCTGAAAACTATAGCTTTTATGACGAGTATGAGGGACCCGGTGacagggcaatgtgtgggaacaCAACCCAGAAGAGCTCGAGGTTCCAAGAAGCTGCTAGGCAAGCTGTGAACCGCGCAGTCGGTGCTGCACCAAGCAATAAAGGCTATGCCAGGGCTCAAGTGGGTGTGACGGGGACAAGTAATGAATCGGTTTATGTTCTGGCTGATTGTTGGAGGAATTTGAATCAAAGCTCTTGCAGAGCTTGTTTGCAGAATGCTTCTGCATCGATATTGGGATGCTTGCCTTGGTCGGAAGGACGGGCTTTAAACACCGGTTGCTTCATGATGTACTCAGATAAAGACTTTCTCAACAAGAAACCGGGAAATGGAAATTCACGAG CTATAAAAATTGTGATTGCAGTCTCAGTTGTGAGTTCCGTGATTGTTCTGGTAGTTGGGGCGGCTATTGGACGCCATGTGTGGAAGAACAGATATATACAAAAGAAGCGAAGAG GTTCAAATGATGCAGAAAAGTTGTCCAAAACCCTGAATGACAGTAGCTTGAATTTCAAGTACTCTACTATCGAGAAGGCAACCGGAGCTTTTGACAGTTCCAACAAGCTTGGTCAAGGAGGATTTGGTACTGTTTACAAG GGTGTTCTTCCCGATGGAAGAGAAATTGCTGTGAAGAGGCTTTTCTTTAACAATAGGCATAGAGCGGCAGATTTCTACAATGAAGTCAACATGATAAGCAGTGTGCAGCACAAAAACTTGGCCAGGTTGCTTGGTTGCAGTTGTTCAGGACCTGAAAGCCTTCTTGTCTATGAATTCCTGCCAAACAAGAGTCTCGATCGTTTCATCTTCG ATCAAACAAGAGGTAAAGCACTAAACTGGGGAAAGAGATACGATATAATCATTGGAACTGCAGAAGGTTTAGTTTATCTTCATGAAAACTCGAATATCAGGATTATCCACAGAGACATAAAGGCCAGCAATATCCTATTAGATTCAAAGTTTCGTGCCAAAATTGCAGATTTTGGATTGGCCAGATCTTTCCAGGAAGATAAGAGTCACATCAGCACAGCCATTGCAGGAACACT GGGATACATGGCTCCGGAGTACCTAGCTCATGGCCAATTAACGGAAAAAGCTGATGTCTATAGTTTTGGTGTGCTCGTATTAGAGATAGTAACCGGAAGACAGAACAACAGGAGCAAAGCTTTGGAGTACTCAGAGAGCCTAGTCACAACT ACATGGAAGCATTTTCAATCAAGGACTGTGGAAGAACTGTTCGATCCAAACCTAATGTTGCAGAACCAGAGAGATAATTACATAAAGAACGAAATATTGAGAGTGGTGCATATAGGACTTCTGTGCACCCAAGAAATTCCCTCATTGCGACCAACAATGTCAAAGGCACTCCAGATGCTAACAAAGAAGGAAGAGACCCTTCCTGCACCAACCAGCCCACCTTTCATAGATGAAAGGACCATGGAACTCAATGACACATGCGAGGATCCATGTTACCCCCTCAATGGAGATACTTTTGCTTCCATTGCCAATGTCACTCACAGTTCTTTCTATCCCAGATGA
- the LOC125418098 gene encoding cysteine-rich receptor-like protein kinase 2 isoform X5 produces MKICKPLVLSHYLLLLKILLLLETAIGNPRSHTVQITCGHQLEHNTSIFVQNFVATMENISEQMRTSGFGMVAIGEGPDTSYGLAQCYGDLSPLDCVLCYAEARTVLPQCFPFNGGLIHLDGCFMRAENYSFYDEYEGPGDRAMCGNTTQKSSRFQEAARQAVNRAVGAAPSNKGYARAQVGVTGTSNESVYVLADCWRNLNQSSCRACLQNASASILGCLPWSEGRALNTGCFMMYSDKDFLNKKPGNGNSRAIKIVIAVSVVSSVIVLVVGAAIGRHVWKNRYIQKKRRGSNDAEKLSKTLNDSSLNFKYSTIEKATGAFDSSNKLGQGGFGTVYKGVLPDGREIAVKRLFFNNRHRAADFYNEVNMISSVQHKNLARLLGCSCSGPESLLVYEFLPNKSLDRFIFDQTRGKALNWGKRYDIIIGTAEGLVYLHENSNIRIIHRDIKASNILLDSKFRAKIADFGLARSFQEDKSHISTAIAGTLGYMAPEYLAHGQLTEKADVYSFGVLVLEIVTGRQNNRSKALEYSESLVTTTWKHFQSRTVEELFDPNLMLQNQRDNYIKNEILRVVHIGLLCTQEIPSLRPTMSKALQMLTKKEETLPAPTSPPFIDERTMELNDTCEDPCYPLNGDTFASIANVTHSSFYPR; encoded by the exons atgaagatatgCAAGCCATTAGTCCTTTCTCACTATTTACTTCTCCTCAAGATTCTACTATTGCTAGAAACAGCAATTGGAAATCCAAGATCACACACAGTACAAATTACGTGTGGTCATCAGCTTGAGCACAACACAAGCATCTTCGTTCAAAACTTTGTTGCTACCATGGAAAACATTAGCGAACAGATGCGAACTTCTGGTTTCGGAATGGTAGCAATAGGTGAAGGACCTGACACCAGCTACGGTTTGGCACAGTGCTATGGCGATCTTTCTCCACTAGACTGTGTGTTATGCTATGCCGAGGCACGTACAGTTCTTCCTCAATGCTTCCCTTTCAACGGTGGTCTAATTCACTTGGATGGTTGCTTCATGAGAGCTGAAAACTATAGCTTTTATGACGAGTATGAGGGACCCGGTGacagggcaatgtgtgggaacaCAACCCAGAAGAGCTCGAGGTTCCAAGAAGCTGCTAGGCAAGCTGTGAACCGCGCAGTCGGTGCTGCACCAAGCAATAAAGGCTATGCCAGGGCTCAAGTGGGTGTGACGGGGACAAGTAATGAATCGGTTTATGTTCTGGCTGATTGTTGGAGGAATTTGAATCAAAGCTCTTGCAGAGCTTGTTTGCAGAATGCTTCTGCATCGATATTGGGATGCTTGCCTTGGTCGGAAGGACGGGCTTTAAACACCGGTTGCTTCATGATGTACTCAGATAAAGACTTTCTCAACAAGAAACCGGGAAATGGAAATTCACGAG CTATAAAAATTGTGATTGCAGTCTCAGTTGTGAGTTCCGTGATTGTTCTGGTAGTTGGGGCGGCTATTGGACGCCATGTGTGGAAGAACAGATATATACAAAAGAAGCGAAGAG GTTCAAATGATGCAGAAAAGTTGTCCAAAACCCTGAATGACAGTAGCTTGAATTTCAAGTACTCTACTATCGAGAAGGCAACCGGAGCTTTTGACAGTTCCAACAAGCTTGGTCAAGGAGGATTTGGTACTGTTTACAAG GGTGTTCTTCCCGATGGAAGAGAAATTGCTGTGAAGAGGCTTTTCTTTAACAATAGGCATAGAGCGGCAGATTTCTACAATGAAGTCAACATGATAAGCAGTGTGCAGCACAAAAACTTGGCCAGGTTGCTTGGTTGCAGTTGTTCAGGACCTGAAAGCCTTCTTGTCTATGAATTCCTGCCAAACAAGAGTCTCGATCGTTTCATCTTCG ATCAAACAAGAGGTAAAGCACTAAACTGGGGAAAGAGATACGATATAATCATTGGAACTGCAGAAGGTTTAGTTTATCTTCATGAAAACTCGAATATCAGGATTATCCACAGAGACATAAAGGCCAGCAATATCCTATTAGATTCAAAGTTTCGTGCCAAAATTGCAGATTTTGGATTGGCCAGATCTTTCCAGGAAGATAAGAGTCACATCAGCACAGCCATTGCAGGAACACT GGGATACATGGCTCCGGAGTACCTAGCTCATGGCCAATTAACGGAAAAAGCTGATGTCTATAGTTTTGGTGTGCTCGTATTAGAGATAGTAACCGGAAGACAGAACAACAGGAGCAAAGCTTTGGAGTACTCAGAGAGCCTAGTCACAACT ACATGGAAGCATTTTCAATCAAGGACTGTGGAAGAACTGTTCGATCCAAACCTAATGTTGCAGAACCAGAGAGATAATTACATAAAGAACGAAATATTGAGAGTGGTGCATATAGGACTTCTGTGCACCCAAGAAATTCCCTCATTGCGACCAACAATGTCAAAGGCACTCCAGATGCTAACAAAGAAGGAAGAGACCCTTCCTGCACCAACCAGCCCACCTTTCATAGATGAAAGGACCATGGAACTCAATGACACATGCGAGGATCCATGTTACCCCCTCAATGGAGATACTTTTGCTTCCATTGCCAATGTCACTCACAGTTCTTTCTATCCCAGATGA